In Dehalococcoidia bacterium, one DNA window encodes the following:
- a CDS encoding cytochrome C oxidase subunit IV family protein, translating into IILAVITAIEVGVFYLELSSLAMTLILLGLSAAKFYLVVMYFMHLKFDDNRFLMIFVAPMVIMVSIMFVLLAVFLKFAD; encoded by the coding sequence ATTATTTTAGCTGTCATCACTGCAATTGAGGTTGGCGTTTTCTACCTAGAGTTAAGCTCCTTGGCAATGACGCTAATCCTATTGGGTCTCTCTGCTGCCAAGTTTTACCTCGTAGTCATGTACTTCATGCATCTCAAATTCGATGACAATCGCTTTTTAATGATATTCGTGGCACCTATGGTGATTATGGTAAGCATCATGTTTGTGTTACTAGCGGTGTTCTTAAAGTTTGCTGATTAA
- a CDS encoding cytochrome c oxidase assembly protein: protein MDSSLWLKWSTDPVILIGVPVAGILYARGLQTLKETSRSHHFGRIACFYVGLSLLFIALVSPLDYLSSQLFLAHMTQHMILIFFAVPAIQIGAPLIPILRGTPKSLRKNVLTPIITSLSIRYLLRLIFKPLIAWPFFIGSLAIWHFPFAFEAAIESDLIHFFEHFVFVAGAYAWWWNIIDPFPLRSNLSKLAKVAYVFITIVPGFVLGSFLTFAPAAWYETYNATTLAYGVSALEDQQIGGLIMWIPGSFVIATALLLALRSAVRAETIQQLQKEAVGK from the coding sequence ATGGACTCCTCACTATGGCTTAAATGGAGTACTGACCCTGTCATCTTAATCGGGGTGCCAGTGGCAGGAATTTTATATGCAAGGGGCCTACAAACTCTCAAGGAAACCTCAAGATCTCATCATTTTGGTCGAATAGCCTGCTTCTACGTAGGCCTATCATTATTATTCATAGCACTTGTAAGTCCTCTTGATTATCTTTCAAGCCAATTGTTCCTTGCTCACATGACTCAACATATGATCTTGATTTTCTTTGCAGTACCTGCAATTCAAATAGGAGCTCCGCTCATTCCGATTTTAAGAGGAACGCCTAAATCACTTAGGAAAAATGTGCTAACTCCAATAATTACGTCTCTTTCTATCAGATATTTATTGCGTTTAATCTTCAAACCGCTGATTGCCTGGCCATTCTTCATAGGATCGTTAGCAATCTGGCATTTCCCTTTTGCCTTCGAAGCTGCGATTGAAAGCGACCTCATACATTTTTTTGAACATTTTGTATTCGTAGCAGGTGCGTATGCATGGTGGTGGAACATAATTGACCCATTCCCTTTAAGGTCTAATCTTTCCAAATTAGCCAAGGTCGCCTATGTGTTTATCACTATCGTTCCTGGTTTTGTATTGGGTTCGTTCCTCACTTTCGCGCCTGCAGCATGGTACGAAACTTATAACGCAACCACACTCGCCTATGGCGTCAGCGCACTTGAAGACCAGCAGATCGGAGGATTGATCATGTGGATACCTGGTTCTTTTGTAATAGCCACGGCATTGCTCCTAGCACTGCGTTCAGCTGTACGTGCAGAAACTATTCAACAGCTTCAAAAAGAAGCTGTTGGCAAATAA